Genomic window (Streptomyces yatensis):
GGTGATCGTCCCGCCGATGGGAAATGAGCTGATATCTCTCCTCAAGGCGACCTCCCTGGTCAGCGTGATCACCCTGGCCGACCTGCTCTACTCGGTCCAGCTGATTTACGCCAAGAACTTCCAGACCGTTCCGCTGTTGATCGTGGCCGCCATTTGGTACATGATCATCACTGGCGTCATCACTCTTCTGCAGCAGCGCCTGGAGCGACGTCTGGGACGGCACACCCTGATTTCGGCCGACAAGGCCGGGAAAGTGAAGAGGATCGAGCACTCGGTATGACCGTGGCATCGGAAAAGCAATCGCAGGCCGTCGTCTCCCTGCGTGGGATCCGCAAGTCGTTCCGCGGCACCGAGGTGCTGCACGGTATCTCCCTGGATATCCACCGAGGTGAGACGGTCTGTCTGATCGGTCCCTCCGGATCCGGAAAGAGCACGCTGCTGCGCTGCGTCAACCACCTCGAAGTGCCGGACCAGGGCGTGGTGGTGGTCGACGGCAGCGTCATCGGCTACCAGCTGCGCGGCCGTACCCTGCATGAGCTGAGCCCCCGGGAGCTGGCCGCCCAGCGCTCGGCGATGGGCATGGTGTTCCAGAGCTTCAATCTGTTCCCGCACCTGACCGCCCGCGAGAACATCGTGGAGGCCCCGCGCCGGGTGCTCGGGCTCTCCAAGGCCCAGGCCGACGCGCGCGCCGTGGAGCTGATGACCCGGGTCGGGCTCGCCCACAAGCTGGACAGTTACCCGGACAAGCTCTCCGGCGGCCAGCAGCAGCGGGTGGCCATCGCCCGCGCCCTGGCGATGCGCCCCAAGGTGATGCTCTTCGACGAGCCGACCTCCGCCCTCGACCCCGAGATGGTGCAGGAGGTGCTCAGCGTCATCAGGGATCTGGCCCGCGAGGGCATGACGCTGGTCGTCGTCACCCATGAGATGCGCTTCGCCGCCGATATCGCTGACCGGATCGTTTTCATGGACGACGGCCGGATCGTCGAAGAGGGTGCTCCTGACCTGCTGCTGCGCACCCCCTCACACGACCGCACCCGTTTGTTCCTTTCGAAGGTCTCCTCATGAGCACCGAACTTCCCCCGCCCGCCAAGACCCTCCGGCGCCTGGAGCTGTGGGACTCCTACCGCTCGTACCAGTACCTGGAGGCCGGGGAGGACTTCCGCGCCTTCGAGCTGGCGCCCGCGCTCGGCCGGGTCCCCGGGTCCGCGCTGGAGTGGAGCGAGGAGGTCGAGGTCCGCGCGCGGGACTTCGAGGAGCGCCATCCGGTGATCTCCGCCCATGACCATCTCTCGCTGCGCCCCGCGGATCCGGGCGACTTCGCCGACTACCGCCGCCAGGGCCGGGAGTCGATTCCCTACGAGGGCATCGCCCACTCGGGGGTGGACCTGTTCTTCGACGGCGGCCCGGCCGCGGTGAGCATGATCCGCTCGCATGCCCCTTGGGACTGGGACGACGCGGTCAGCGATCTGGCCATGCGCCAGGCGGACCTCGCCCATCAGCGGCTGGTGACGCCCGTCCGCACGCTCGAGGAGGCCGACCGGGCACGGGCCGGCGATCAGGTGGGGGTGGTGCTGACCCTGGAGTCCGCCTCCCCCATCGGCAACGACATCGACCGGCTCGATCTGCTCTACGGTCTGGGCGTCCGCCTGCTCGGCCTGGTCTACAGCGAGAGCAATCAGCTCGGTTCGGGGCTCGCCGACGCCGGTGACACCGGTCTGACCCTGCTCGGCCGCCGGGCGCTGCGCCGGATGAACGACCTGGGGATCATCGTCGATGTCTCGCACAGCGGGGACGCGACCGCCCTGGACGCCGTGCGCCGCTCCGCCGCCCCCGTGGTGATCACCCATGCCGGGTCGCGGGCGCTGTGGCCGACCCCGCGGATGAAGCCGGACGATGTGATCCGGGCCTGCGCCGGGTCCGGCGGGTTCATCGGCGTCGAGGCGGCGCCGCATACGACCATCACCGCCCAGCACCCCCGGCACAGCCTGGACTCGGTGATGGAACACATCGAGCGCTGTATCGATCTGGTCGGCATCGACCATGTGGCCTTCGGGCCGGACACCAACTTCGGCGATCACACGGCCTGGCACCGGACGTTCGCCCCGCTCTTCGGCAAGGACGACGCGCACGACGGCAAGGCCCCCGAACTGCCGCCGCACGAGGAGGTCGCGTACGTACGCGGCTGTGAGAACCCCGCGGAGGCGGTCGGCAACATGATCCGGTGGCTGTTCGAGCGGGGCTACTCCGAAGCGGACGTGGCCAAGCTCGCCGGGGGCAACGTACGGCGCGTCGCCGAGACCGTCTGGGGCCGCTAGAACCGGTCCCGCTCTTCCGCATCCGCTACCCCCCACCTCCCGGAATGGAGCACCCATGCGCAACCGTCCCCATGTCGCCGCATGCGCCCTGCTGGCCTCGCTGACGCTGGCCCTGTCCGCCTGTTCGGTGGACGACACGCCCGGCGACGGCAAGGCCGAGAAGAGCCATCCGGCGGCCACGCTCGCCCCCGAGCCCAAGGACAGCGCGCTGGCGGCCGAGGTGCCCGAGGAGTACACCAAGAAGACACTGATCATGGGTGTCAGCGAGTACGCGCCGTATGTCACCTTCGAGTCCGACGGGAAGATCACCGGGCTGGTGCCCGAACTGGCCGCGCAGCTCTCCTCGTTGCTCGATGTGAAGATCAAGGTGGAGCGGACCAACTTCGACGCGGTGATCCCGGGGCTGAAGTCCGGCCGGATCGACCTCAGCGCCCCCTCCGGCGACTTCGTCGAGCGTCAGAAGGAGGTCGACTTCGCCGACTTCGCGCAGAGCAGCGTGACGCTGATGGTGCTCAAGGACGGCTCGTTCCGCCCCAAGAACGGGCTCGAGGTCTGCGGGCACAAGGTCGGCGTCGAGAAGGGCGCCGGCACGCAGAACGTACTCGCCGCGCAGAACAAGCGCTGTGCCGCGAAGGGCAAGCCGTCGGTGGACGCGAAGCTCTACACCGATCTGCCCGCCGCCTCGCTGGCGCTGCAGAGCAAGCGCGTGGACGCGGTGGCCGCGCCCAGCGCCTCCAACACCTCGGTGAGCCAGAACGCGAAGGACCGCTTCGAGACGCTCGAGCTCAAGGACATGCTGGACCTGCCCGCCGCGTCGGCCGTCTACGGCATCCAGGCCAAGAAGGGCACCGGGCTGGCCTCCGTGATCGTCAAGGGGCTGCAGAAGATGTACGAATCGGGCACCTACGCCAAGCTCTTCGGCCAGTGGGGGCTGCCGCTGTCCACGGTCACCCGGTCCCAGCTCGCCCTCAACGGCTCCAAGCAATCCCAGACCCAGTGAGATCTTCCATGGCACAGAGCAGTCGGACCGGAACGAGCGGGGACAGAGAGCGGGCGGCCTGGGAGGAGCCCGCCCGGCCGCTGGACGAGCGGGTGTGGCGACGCACCCTGCGCGTTCCGATGCGGGACGGGATCGTCCTGGCCGCCGATCTGTTCACCGCCGAGGAGCGGCCCGGGCCCCGCCCGGTCATCCTGGAGCGGACCCCCTACGGCCGCCGCCAGATGCGCGACTCCGACCGCAGCCGCCATGACGAGCCGGTGCCGACGCCGGAGGAGACCTCGGCGTTCTTCGTCCGCGCCGGGTACCACGTGGTGCGGCAGGACTGCCGGGGCCGCGGGGACTCGGACGGCACCTTCGTGAAGTACCTGGGCGAGGGGCCGGACGGCGCGGACACCATCGAGTGGATCGCCGCCCAGCCCTGGTGCGACGGCCGGGTGGCCATGATGGGGGTGTCCTATTCGGCACACGCCCAGACGGCGGCCGCGGCCGAATCCCCCACGGGCCTGTCCGCGATGTTCATGGACTCCGGCGGCTTCGCCAGCGCCTACGAGGCCGGGATGCGGATGGGCGGCGCCTTCGAACTCAAGCAGATCACTTGGGCCTTCCGGCACGGAGAGGAGAGCCCGGAGGCGGAGCGGGACCCGCTGGTGCGCAAGGCGTTCGCGGGGACGGATCTGCGCGACTGGTTCACCGTGCTGCCGTGGCGCACCGGTGTCTCCCCGCTGCGTCAGGTGGGGAGTTACGAGCGCTATCTGCTCGACCAGTGGCGGCATGACGCCTTCGGGGCGTACTGGCGCCAGCCGGCCATCTACGGGCGCGGCCACTACGACCGCTTCCCGGATGTGCCGACCCTGCACATGTCGAGCTGGTACGACCCGTATGTGCGGTCCACCATCGAGAACTTCACCGCCATGGGCCGTCTCAAGCGGTCCCCGGCGTATCTGGTGATGGGGCCGTGGAAGCACGGGCTGCGCTGTGTCACCTTCGCCGGTGATGTGGACTTCGGGCCCGCCGCGACGTTCAGCGGCAATGTGGACACCTCGTATCTGTCCTTCCGGCAGCGCTGGTTCGACGCGGTGCTGGGCGGCGGCGACCCGCAGTCGATCCCGCGGGTGCGGTACTTCCTGATGGGCGGCGGGGACGGCCGGCGGGACGAGGCCGGGCGGATGCGGCACGGCGGCCGGTGGCACACCGACACCCAGTGGCCGCCGGCCGGGACCCGGGAGACGGCGTTCTACTGCCACACCTCGGGCGAGCTGAGCCGGGAGCGGCCGACGGCCGAACAGGCCTGGGTGGAGTACGACTTCGACCCGAACGACCCGGTGCCGACGCTGGGCGGCCAGGTCACCTCGGGTGAGCCGGTGATGGTCGGCGGCGCCTTCGACCAGGTGCCGGACGAGCGGTTCTACGGTGCCCGCCCGCCGTATCTGCCGCTGAACTCCCGGCCCGATGTGATCTCGCTGGCCACCCCGCCGCTGGAGGAGCCGCTGGTGGTGGCCGGACCGGTGACGGCCCGGCTGTTCATCTCCTCCTCCGCGCCGGACACCGACTTCACGGTGAAGCTGGTCGATGTGCATCCGCCGAACGAGGACTATCCGCACGGCTTCGCGATGAACCTCACCGAGGGCATCTTCCGCTGCCGCTTCCACGAGTCGTTCGAGCGCCCGAAGCCGCTGGAGCCGGGCGAGGTGTACGAGATCGAGATCCCGGCGCCGGACACGGCCAACCGCTTCGAGGCCGGGCACCGGCTGCGGGTGGACATCTCCTCCAGCGACTTCCCCCGGTTCGACGTCAATTCCAATACCGGGGTGCCGGAGGCGGTGAGCCGCCGCAAGGTGGTCGCGACCAACCGGGTCCACATGGACGCGGACCGCCCCTCGGCGGTGCTGCTGTGGACCCAGCCGGGCTGACGGACCGCGGACGCGCGGCCGTCACCGCATGATGGTCGCCAGCACGTCCTGCCCCAGCCGGAGCAGGGTGCTGGTGGCCAGCCGGTGGTAGACGTACTTGCCCTCGCGCTCGGACTCGATGAGCCCGGCGTCCCTGAGCTGGCGCAGGGTGCGGGAGACCTGTGTATCGGCGAGCCCCATCCGCTGGGCCAGTTCGGAGGTGGTGATGGGCTCGCCCAGCAGATGGCGGCACACCTCCATCCGGCCCAGGGACGCCAGGGCGGACATCCGGGCCCGCAGCTCCGCCTGGGTGAGCTGATCGGCCGTCCCGTCCTCCTGGGCGGCGAACTGGAGCACCACGGGGTGGGACTCCTCGTCCTTGACGGTCAGATGCGGCCAGACATGGACGGAGGGGACCAGGAAGAGCGGGCGCGGGCCGATCTCGATCTCGGCGACGGCCAGCTTGTCGTAGCGCACCCGCGCCCCGCCCCGGGAGACCACCGCGGTGGGGCTGAGCCCGGCCAGCACCTCGGCCAGGCCCCGCCGCCGGATGTCGCCGCGGACCCGGGCGGCGGCCGACTCCAGCCGGTCGCGGACCGTGCGCCACTCGGAGGCGAAGAACGCCTCGGCGCAGGAGTCGAGGAAGCACAGGAGTCGGCCGCGCAGCCCCTCGGGCGAGGCCACCAGCTCGTGGGCAAGCTCCCCCCGCCGGATGGACCGCCGCTCGCACTGGGCCACATAGCGCTCGGCGGCCTCGGGGTCGGTGAGCAGGCTGTGCGCCGGGGGCACGGCCTCGCGGAAGCCGAGCACTCCCTGGGAGCACAGCCCCACGAACTCCTCGAGCGGCAGCTTCGCCAGATGGCGCAGCTCGTCCTCGAAGGGCTGGTCCAGCGGGAGTCCCAGCGGGAACAGCAGCCGGCAGCGGAGCCTGGCCCACAGCGGGGACAGGGCGCTCATCTCATGGGCGAGGGAGGGGGAGATCGCGGTCCCGAGCCGGTGCGTCCAGCGCTGGGCCTCGGGGTGGTGGTCGGGCTCGGCCATGATGTGCAGCACCGACATGAGCTCGGCCAGCGCCGAGCGGCCGACGTACACATCGGCCGGTCGTGCGCGCTGGAGGTTGAGCGTGATCCCCACACCCGCACAGTACTCGGCGGGTGCCGCGCCCGGCCGGGGTGTCTCGCCCATCGGCGCCGGACCCCCAGGTCAGGGGCCTGGGGTGGCCGGGGCCGGTCGCGGCGTCCGGTCAGTCGCGGGGCAGCAGGGGGCCCAGCGGGCCCAGGTCCAGGTTGAGGTCGTCCTCGGTCAGCCCGAAGTGCTCCCGCAGCTCGGCCATGTTCTGTTCCAGGGCCATCAGCGTCAGCCCGAGCTTCTCTATCTGTTCATCGCTGATGCCGCCCTGTTCGACGCGGCGCAGCGCCTGCCGCTCCATGAGCTGCCGCAACAGCTCGACGATGGTGAGCACCAGCCCGGCCAGGCTCTTGCGGACCGACTCCTCGTCCACTTCGATCCGCCGGCCAGGGCGGGGAGCGCGGTCATCCGTCATGGCGGGTCCCCTCCCTTCCTCCTCGTTCCTCCTCCTCGTTCTCGACCCGTACGGAGGCGATCAGGGCGCGCAGGGAGATCCGCACCAGGTCGATGTCGGCGATGGTCAGGGTGATCTCCCCGGCGATCACCACGCCTCCGGCGAGCACCCGGTCGAGCAGGTCGACCAGGGCCACCTCCCTGCGCTCGATCGCACGGGTCACGACGCCGCCTCCTCCGGCCGGGCCTGGCCTTCGGCCTTCGGCGGAGCGGTGAAGGAGTACGGCGGCCAGGGGCCGCTGACCTCCAGGGTGACGCCGGGGTAGCGCTCCCCCAGGGTGATCACCAGGGCGGTGAACTCCTCGGTGAGGCCGTCGGGCACCAGATAGGAGTTGTTCAGCACCATCCATCCCTCGTACGCGGCCAGCGCGGTGTCCTGCGGCGGATGGGCGGCCGTCGCCACCGCCAGCGCGGCGAGGGAGGCGTGGATCCCCTCCGCGCGCTCGGTCGCCCGCAGATGCGCGGTCTCCTGGTCCTGCCGCTGGGCCCGCCGACGCAGCAGATAGGCGGTTCCGGGGCTGTCCTCTCCGCCGGCGGGCTCGTCCGGGTCGGGCAGGAAGGACCGGGGGTCGACATACGCCTTGACGCCCCACTCGGTGCGGTCCGCCACCCGCCGCAGCGTGGCCGTGAGGTCCTCCCGGCGCTCCTGGAGCATCGCGCGGACCCGGTCGTCGTCGTGGTAGAGCGTGGCGAAGCGCAGCGGGATGACCTGGCCCTGGCGGGCCACGCCGTTGATCACCCGGTGGTGGGCGCGGGCCGTGCGCTCCAGCCACTCCAGGTCCTCCAGATGGCCGCGCAGCGCGTCCTCGCTGAAATCCTCCAGCGGTACGGAGCCCACCACGGCGGCCAGCCCCGCCTCCTCCACCAGGCGCACCGGCTCGTCCGCCACACCGGTGAGCCCCGGTGGCGGGGCGCCGTCCTCCGGGGCGGCCATCACCGCGTACAGCCAGACGGCGAGGGAATCGGTCACCGTTCGTCCTCCCGCTCCGCGCCGCGGTCCACCTCGCGCGCGCCGCGGCCTTCCTCCAGCGCGTCGACGCGCCGCCGCAGCCGCTCGTTCTCCTCCAGGACGTCCCGGGCGCCGGAGGAGAGCGTGGGGTCGTGCTCCCACCAGTCGATGCCCATCTCCTTGGCCCGGTCCACGGAGGCGACCAGCAGCCGGATCTTGATCGTCAGCAGTTCGATGTCCAGCAGATTGATCTGGATGTCACCGGCGATGACGATGCCCTTGTCGAGCACCCGCTCCAGGATGTCGGCCAGGCTGGAGGGTTCGGATCCGCGGCGGGCCGGTTCGGGCGCGCCGCCGGTGCGCCGGACCGGCGCGTTCCAGTCGGAGCTCTGGTTCATGTGTTCTCCCCCCTGCCCCGGTAGTAGCGCTCGGTGCGGCGGTAGGAGGCGAGTTCGCCGTGGTCGTCCAGCTCGACCTGGTACTCGGCGAGGATGTCGGTGGAGTCCGGTATCCGGTGGGTCTCGACGACCTCGATGCCGATGACCCAGCCGTCCTCCCCGCGCTCCAGCGAGGTGACGCCCTCCGCGGCCCGCCCGGTCAGCCCCTCCACATGGCGCGCCGCACTCCGCGCGGCGTCGCGGGCGTCCAGGGCGGGGCGGCGGGGCCGGGACCGCTCCCGCTCCTGGCCCTGCGCATGCCGGTCCCGTTCCTCACGGGGCCGGGTGCGCGGCCGCTCCTCGTGGTGGCGCTCCTCGTGGTGGCGCTCCTCGCGGCGGCGCTCCTCGCGGCGGCGTTCCTCGCGAGGCCGTTCTTCGGGGGGCACGGCTCACACCTCCATGCCCCCGCCGGGCGGCCCCTGGGACATCAGCCTGCGGACCAGCTCGTCCTCCTCGCGGGCCGCCTCCTCCTCGGTGAGCTCTCCGCTCTCCCGGGCCTCCGCGACCTCTTCCAGCCGTTGCTTGATCACCTCGGGGTCGTACAGCTGCCGATGGGCCTCGTCATGGAGCCGCTCGGCGACCCAGACGACACCTCGCACCGGGGCCAGCGGCAGTGTGGCCAGGCCGGTGAACAGTCCCATGGCTACTCGTCGCCTTCCTCTCCTTCGAGCAGTGCGTCGGCCACGAAGTCGTACGGCGCCAGCGGGCCGAGCAGACGCATCCGGACCCGACCGTGCCAGTGCTCGGCGAGCTCTTCGGCCGCCTCCTCGAACGCCTGCCGCTTCGCGTCCTCCACCAGGAACGAGGCGTTGACCAGCCCTTCGCTGGACGCCGCCTCCTGCGACACCGAGGCCAGCGCGTACGGCCCCAGCCGCCGGTCGAGCTCCAGCGCGTCCACGCTCCGCTTCGCGTCGATGGTGTCCATCACGAGCCGGCCGAGCTGGATCCGCTGCTCGTACCCCTCCTCCTCCGGCAGCATCCGCAGCTCCTCGCGGAGCCGTCTGGCCTCGGGCTGTTCGGTCACCACCTCGCGCAGGACCGCGTCCTGTTCGTACCGGGCCCGCACGGTGAGCTGCGAGCGGCCGCGGAGCCGGTCCAGGCCGCGGGCGAAGTCGTCATGCCCCTCGGCCAGCAGCTCGTCGGTCACCGCCGCGGTGTCGCGCACGACGGTGCCGAAGCGGAACGGCAGCACCGGTGGGCCCTGCTCGGCCAGGCTGTCCAGCACCCTGGCGTGGGTCCGCAGATCCTCGGGGGTGCCCAGCGGCTTGCCGATGGGCACCTCGCTGACCACCGCGGCCTGGCCACGATGGCGGACCAGGGTCACCGGGGCCTCCGGATCCCCGACGGCGGGGAGGTCCTTGACCGACTCATCGCTCCGGTCGTCCGTGACGACCCCGTAGACATAGCAGGCACGTCCGTCCTCGGCCATCACCGCTCGCGCTCCCTGTGGCTGGTGGAACCTCTCGTGCGCCGGGGCCTGCGCCGCTCCTCGGGCTCGGGCTCCCGGTCCTCGTCGGCATCGTCGGCATCGTCCCCCAGCAGATCCGAGACCGATTCCTTGACGCCTTCCAGGGCGCCCTTGGTCTTCTTCTTGCCGCCGCCCTCCCGGAGGTCGTCCATGAGGCCGGGCAGGCCGTGGGTCTCGGTGCCGCTGCGGGCGAGGTCGAGTCGGTTGGTCGCCTCCGCGAACCGCAGATACGTATCCACGCTGGCGACGACGATCCGGGCGTCGATGGTCAGGAGCTCGATGCCCACCAGGGACACCCGCACATACACATCGATGACCAGGCCCTTGTCCAGGATCAGGTCGACCACGTCGACCAGGGCGCTGGAACTCGCCCGGTCCAGATACTGGCTCTGCTGCTGGCGTGCTACGGTCACCGCGCTCACCCGTTCCCGGGGCGGGATCCGTCAGCGTCGCTCGCGGCGCCGTACGGGCTCCTCGTCCTCCTCGTACTCCTCCTCGTCGGCGTCCCGGGGCTCCTCGTCCTCGTAGTCCTCGGGCTCCTCGGGCTCTTCCTCCTCGTCGTACTCGTCGCGCTCCTCGCCTTCCTCGCCTTCCTCGCCCTCCTCGGGCTCTTCCTCCTCGGACTCCCGCCCCTCCCGGTCGTCCTCCTCCACGATCTCGCCGTCGCGCACCACACCGCGCCAGCCCACGATCTCGTCGGGGTTGAGCAGCACCTCGCGCATGAGATGACGGCGGAAGTGCTTCATCTCCAGCCGCATCCGGCGGCCCTGGGCGCGCCAGAGGTTGCCGGTGCGCTCCATGAAGCCCTGCGGCCAGTACTCCAGGACGAACAGGATCCGGGTGAGCTCGGGGGCCAGCTCATGGAAGGTGATCGTGCCGTCCACATGGCCCTTGTCGGCCCTGGACTTCCAGATGATCCGCTTGTCGGGCACCTGCTCGATGACCTCGGCCCGCCACTTGCGGTGCGACCAGAAGACCTGGGCCTTCCACTCGGACTCGATCCCGACCCCGTCCTCGTCCTCGTTCTGGACGGCCTCGACCTTCTTCATGTACGAGGGGAAGTTCTCCCACTCCGTCCAGAGGTTGTAGGTGAGGGAGAGGGGGGCGCCCACGTCTATCTGCTCGACGATGTTGGTGACCTTGAGCTTCTTGCCGCCCTTGCCGCCACCGTCGCTGTCGCCACCGCCGCCCAGGCCCGGGATCACGCTCTTGACCTTGTCGACGACCTTCTCCTTGACCTGGCCCTTGACTTGATCCTTGACCTGGTCCTTGGCCGTGTCGACGACCTTTTCCTTGACCTGCTCCAGCCCGCCCTTCAGCGGTCCCAGCGAGGCCGTCCCGGGGTTCTTGCCCAGGTGGGTGACCGACTCCAGGGCCCGTTCACCCAGCGCCGCCAGCAGGCCCTGCGCTTCCTTCACCAGACGGTCGGTGGGCAGGTCCTTGGAGAGCGCTCCGCGCCCATCGGTCCGTCCCTTGGGGGTTTCCTCAGCCATCGCCCTCACCTCTGGCTTCGCCGCGCGGGCCCTTCGGAACCGGTCCGCTTCCTGGCCTGTGCCGGACGGTCGGCCGGCTTGCGCTGCTGCTTGCCGGTGCGCTCGCGCGGCTCGCCTTCGCGGGACCGTGCGGCGCCTCCACGCTCGCGCTCCTCGCG
Coding sequences:
- a CDS encoding helix-turn-helix domain-containing protein gives rise to the protein MGITLNLQRARPADVYVGRSALAELMSVLHIMAEPDHHPEAQRWTHRLGTAISPSLAHEMSALSPLWARLRCRLLFPLGLPLDQPFEDELRHLAKLPLEEFVGLCSQGVLGFREAVPPAHSLLTDPEAAERYVAQCERRSIRRGELAHELVASPEGLRGRLLCFLDSCAEAFFASEWRTVRDRLESAAARVRGDIRRRGLAEVLAGLSPTAVVSRGGARVRYDKLAVAEIEIGPRPLFLVPSVHVWPHLTVKDEESHPVVLQFAAQEDGTADQLTQAELRARMSALASLGRMEVCRHLLGEPITTSELAQRMGLADTQVSRTLRQLRDAGLIESEREGKYVYHRLATSTLLRLGQDVLATIMR
- a CDS encoding gas vesicle protein K, whose protein sequence is MTDDRAPRPGRRIEVDEESVRKSLAGLVLTIVELLRQLMERQALRRVEQGGISDEQIEKLGLTLMALEQNMAELREHFGLTEDDLNLDLGPLGPLLPRD
- the gvpJ gene encoding gas vesicle protein GvpJ; translated protein: MTVARQQQSQYLDRASSSALVDVVDLILDKGLVIDVYVRVSLVGIELLTIDARIVVASVDTYLRFAEATNRLDLARSGTETHGLPGLMDDLREGGGKKKTKGALEGVKESVSDLLGDDADDADEDREPEPEERRRPRRTRGSTSHRERER
- a CDS encoding CocE/NonD family hydrolase; this translates as MAQSSRTGTSGDRERAAWEEPARPLDERVWRRTLRVPMRDGIVLAADLFTAEERPGPRPVILERTPYGRRQMRDSDRSRHDEPVPTPEETSAFFVRAGYHVVRQDCRGRGDSDGTFVKYLGEGPDGADTIEWIAAQPWCDGRVAMMGVSYSAHAQTAAAAESPTGLSAMFMDSGGFASAYEAGMRMGGAFELKQITWAFRHGEESPEAERDPLVRKAFAGTDLRDWFTVLPWRTGVSPLRQVGSYERYLLDQWRHDAFGAYWRQPAIYGRGHYDRFPDVPTLHMSSWYDPYVRSTIENFTAMGRLKRSPAYLVMGPWKHGLRCVTFAGDVDFGPAATFSGNVDTSYLSFRQRWFDAVLGGGDPQSIPRVRYFLMGGGDGRRDEAGRMRHGGRWHTDTQWPPAGTRETAFYCHTSGELSRERPTAEQAWVEYDFDPNDPVPTLGGQVTSGEPVMVGGAFDQVPDERFYGARPPYLPLNSRPDVISLATPPLEEPLVVAGPVTARLFISSSAPDTDFTVKLVDVHPPNEDYPHGFAMNLTEGIFRCRFHESFERPKPLEPGEVYEIEIPAPDTANRFEAGHRLRVDISSSDFPRFDVNSNTGVPEAVSRRKVVATNRVHMDADRPSAVLLWTQPG
- a CDS encoding gas vesicle protein GvpG — protein: MGLFTGLATLPLAPVRGVVWVAERLHDEAHRQLYDPEVIKQRLEEVAEARESGELTEEEAAREEDELVRRLMSQGPPGGGMEV
- a CDS encoding gas vesicle protein translates to MNQSSDWNAPVRRTGGAPEPARRGSEPSSLADILERVLDKGIVIAGDIQINLLDIELLTIKIRLLVASVDRAKEMGIDWWEHDPTLSSGARDVLEENERLRRRVDALEEGRGAREVDRGAEREDER
- a CDS encoding gas vesicle protein, with the translated sequence MPPEERPREERRREERRREERHHEERHHEERPRTRPREERDRHAQGQERERSRPRRPALDARDAARSAARHVEGLTGRAAEGVTSLERGEDGWVIGIEVVETHRIPDSTDILAEYQVELDDHGELASYRRTERYYRGRGENT
- a CDS encoding SRPBCC family protein; this encodes MAEETPKGRTDGRGALSKDLPTDRLVKEAQGLLAALGERALESVTHLGKNPGTASLGPLKGGLEQVKEKVVDTAKDQVKDQVKGQVKEKVVDKVKSVIPGLGGGGDSDGGGKGGKKLKVTNIVEQIDVGAPLSLTYNLWTEWENFPSYMKKVEAVQNEDEDGVGIESEWKAQVFWSHRKWRAEVIEQVPDKRIIWKSRADKGHVDGTITFHELAPELTRILFVLEYWPQGFMERTGNLWRAQGRRMRLEMKHFRRHLMREVLLNPDEIVGWRGVVRDGEIVEEDDREGRESEEEEPEEGEEGEEGEERDEYDEEEEPEEPEDYEDEEPRDADEEEYEEDEEPVRRRERR
- a CDS encoding amino acid ABC transporter ATP-binding protein; protein product: MTVASEKQSQAVVSLRGIRKSFRGTEVLHGISLDIHRGETVCLIGPSGSGKSTLLRCVNHLEVPDQGVVVVDGSVIGYQLRGRTLHELSPRELAAQRSAMGMVFQSFNLFPHLTARENIVEAPRRVLGLSKAQADARAVELMTRVGLAHKLDSYPDKLSGGQQQRVAIARALAMRPKVMLFDEPTSALDPEMVQEVLSVIRDLAREGMTLVVVTHEMRFAADIADRIVFMDDGRIVEEGAPDLLLRTPSHDRTRLFLSKVSS
- a CDS encoding GvpL/GvpF family gas vesicle protein, which translates into the protein MTDSLAVWLYAVMAAPEDGAPPPGLTGVADEPVRLVEEAGLAAVVGSVPLEDFSEDALRGHLEDLEWLERTARAHHRVINGVARQGQVIPLRFATLYHDDDRVRAMLQERREDLTATLRRVADRTEWGVKAYVDPRSFLPDPDEPAGGEDSPGTAYLLRRRAQRQDQETAHLRATERAEGIHASLAALAVATAAHPPQDTALAAYEGWMVLNNSYLVPDGLTEEFTALVITLGERYPGVTLEVSGPWPPYSFTAPPKAEGQARPEEAAS
- a CDS encoding GvpL/GvpF family gas vesicle protein — its product is MAEDGRACYVYGVVTDDRSDESVKDLPAVGDPEAPVTLVRHRGQAAVVSEVPIGKPLGTPEDLRTHARVLDSLAEQGPPVLPFRFGTVVRDTAAVTDELLAEGHDDFARGLDRLRGRSQLTVRARYEQDAVLREVVTEQPEARRLREELRMLPEEEGYEQRIQLGRLVMDTIDAKRSVDALELDRRLGPYALASVSQEAASSEGLVNASFLVEDAKRQAFEEAAEELAEHWHGRVRMRLLGPLAPYDFVADALLEGEEGDE
- a CDS encoding gas vesicle protein, with protein sequence MTRAIERREVALVDLLDRVLAGGVVIAGEITLTIADIDLVRISLRALIASVRVENEEEERGGREGTRHDG
- a CDS encoding dipeptidase, with translation MSTELPPPAKTLRRLELWDSYRSYQYLEAGEDFRAFELAPALGRVPGSALEWSEEVEVRARDFEERHPVISAHDHLSLRPADPGDFADYRRQGRESIPYEGIAHSGVDLFFDGGPAAVSMIRSHAPWDWDDAVSDLAMRQADLAHQRLVTPVRTLEEADRARAGDQVGVVLTLESASPIGNDIDRLDLLYGLGVRLLGLVYSESNQLGSGLADAGDTGLTLLGRRALRRMNDLGIIVDVSHSGDATALDAVRRSAAPVVITHAGSRALWPTPRMKPDDVIRACAGSGGFIGVEAAPHTTITAQHPRHSLDSVMEHIERCIDLVGIDHVAFGPDTNFGDHTAWHRTFAPLFGKDDAHDGKAPELPPHEEVAYVRGCENPAEAVGNMIRWLFERGYSEADVAKLAGGNVRRVAETVWGR
- a CDS encoding transporter substrate-binding domain-containing protein, which encodes MRNRPHVAACALLASLTLALSACSVDDTPGDGKAEKSHPAATLAPEPKDSALAAEVPEEYTKKTLIMGVSEYAPYVTFESDGKITGLVPELAAQLSSLLDVKIKVERTNFDAVIPGLKSGRIDLSAPSGDFVERQKEVDFADFAQSSVTLMVLKDGSFRPKNGLEVCGHKVGVEKGAGTQNVLAAQNKRCAAKGKPSVDAKLYTDLPAASLALQSKRVDAVAAPSASNTSVSQNAKDRFETLELKDMLDLPAASAVYGIQAKKGTGLASVIVKGLQKMYESGTYAKLFGQWGLPLSTVTRSQLALNGSKQSQTQ